The segment AAATCTTTAAACGAACCGATACAATCCCAAGACGAAAACTACATCATGCGAAAAATACGAGAAGATTACCTAAAAGATTCCACGGTTACTATACATCTTATCGGACAATATAGCTCCGAAAATAATTGGCTACAAAATCAGAATTACATAAAGCGTGAATTGCAAGCTTCACTATCTAATACATCTGCAGGAACAAGAAACGGTATACTAGGCGTTGTACTACCCGAAATGTATGACAACATTTATACCGGCACTTACACTTGCAGTGAGTGCGGAAGTAGTCATAACGGTGTGAAAATCAACGACGACACAACAGTATCAGAATTTAACTACAACTACTACTTGCCACTCAATCAAGGAAAATGTGCATGGACTGAAGAAGATAGATATTGTGCGTTAGTTAAATGGGAAGATTTTATAAAAAGTCCAAATGAATATATTGACAAAGCTTTTGAAAAGCGAAATAATGAAAATTTAACGAAAAAAATAAAGGTCAGA is part of the Streptococcus suis genome and harbors:
- a CDS encoding TIR domain-containing protein; protein product: MAKHKCFISFKSQNMDYKTYIQNELDVDMIDKSLNEPIQSQDENYIMRKIREDYLKDSTVTIHLIGQYSSENNWLQNQNYIKRELQASLSNTSAGTRNGILGVVLPEMYDNIYTGTYTCSECGSSHNGVKINDDTTVSEFNYNYYLPLNQGKCAWTEEDRYCALVKWEDFIKSPNEYIDKAFEKRNNENLTKKIKVRP